A region of Pleionea litopenaei DNA encodes the following proteins:
- a CDS encoding NrdJb, whose translation MVHKIETPIVGYKVKKDEPEVVKAVEEKPTAEIVQMHESVERPEMLLGSTYKVKTPLSEHALYVTINDIVLNPGTEHELRRPFEIFINSKNMDHFQWVVALTRVVSAVFRKGGDCTFLAEELKAVFDPKGGYFKRGGRFMPSLVAEIGEAIESHLKMIGLLKDDTLDEHQKKLIAEKRQQFEDAQAKTSDDSSEFPDGAQLCNKCMVKASILMDGCMTCLNCGDSKCG comes from the coding sequence ATGGTACATAAAATTGAAACCCCTATCGTCGGGTACAAAGTTAAAAAAGACGAGCCAGAAGTCGTTAAAGCAGTAGAAGAGAAACCCACTGCAGAGATCGTTCAGATGCACGAGAGTGTTGAGCGTCCTGAGATGTTACTCGGTTCAACCTATAAGGTTAAAACGCCTCTGTCGGAACATGCACTCTACGTAACCATTAACGATATTGTATTGAATCCGGGTACTGAGCATGAACTGCGTCGACCATTTGAAATATTCATCAACTCAAAAAACATGGATCACTTTCAATGGGTTGTTGCGTTAACGCGTGTTGTTTCAGCAGTATTCCGTAAGGGTGGTGACTGTACTTTCTTAGCCGAAGAGCTTAAAGCCGTATTTGACCCAAAAGGTGGTTACTTTAAGCGTGGCGGACGGTTCATGCCTTCGCTCGTTGCAGAAATTGGAGAAGCCATAGAATCTCACCTTAAAATGATTGGCTTACTGAAAGACGACACGCTCGATGAACATCAAAAGAAGTTAATTGCAGAGAAGCGTCAGCAATTTGAAGATGCCCAAGCAAAAACCAGCGATGATTCATCTGAGTTCCCTGATGGTGCGCAACTTTGTAATAAGTGTATGGTAAAGGCGTCAATCTTAATGGATGGCTGTATGACTTGCTTAAACTGTGGCGATTCTAAATGCGGCTAA
- the prmB gene encoding 50S ribosomal protein L3 N(5)-glutamine methyltransferase translates to MSDLPFSSKHREQALIELHSIADWMRWCTTQMQEAEVYFGHGTDNPWDEAVALVLQALALPFDCPEMLYSTRITTTEKERILSFLSQRIESRKPLAYITNQAYFCGLPFYVDERVLVPRSPIGELIEDRFQNFINPNSVGSILDLCTGSGCIAIACAHYFENAFVLGSDISLDALDVAQLNLEQHGLDERVGFIESNLFERIPSDQPFDIIVSNPPYVDAEDLADMPKEYHQEPEIGLGSGVDGLDLTHQILAQAASYLSEEGVLIVEVGNSWPALQQAYPELEFNWISFERGGDGVFALTRKQLEEYFSSH, encoded by the coding sequence ATGAGTGATTTACCTTTTTCTTCAAAGCATCGAGAACAGGCGTTAATAGAGCTGCATTCTATAGCTGACTGGATGCGGTGGTGTACGACACAGATGCAAGAGGCAGAAGTTTATTTTGGTCATGGTACCGATAATCCTTGGGATGAAGCGGTAGCGTTAGTTCTTCAAGCATTAGCTTTGCCTTTCGATTGCCCAGAAATGCTTTACAGCACTAGAATTACGACCACTGAGAAAGAAAGAATTCTCAGTTTCCTCTCGCAGCGAATTGAATCTCGTAAACCACTCGCCTATATAACGAATCAAGCGTATTTTTGTGGTCTACCGTTTTATGTTGATGAACGGGTTTTGGTTCCCCGCTCACCGATCGGGGAGCTAATCGAAGATCGCTTTCAGAATTTTATAAATCCTAATAGCGTCGGTTCTATTTTGGACTTATGTACAGGAAGTGGATGCATTGCGATTGCCTGTGCACACTATTTTGAAAATGCCTTTGTGTTGGGCAGTGATATTTCGTTGGATGCTCTTGATGTTGCGCAGCTAAACCTAGAGCAACATGGATTAGACGAACGAGTAGGCTTTATTGAGAGTAATTTATTTGAACGAATTCCCTCTGATCAGCCATTTGATATTATTGTTTCGAATCCACCCTATGTCGATGCTGAAGATCTGGCGGATATGCCGAAAGAGTACCATCAAGAACCAGAAATTGGGCTTGGATCTGGCGTAGATGGATTGGACCTTACTCACCAAATTCTAGCTCAAGCTGCGAGTTATTTATCGGAAGAGGGGGTCTTAATTGTTGAAGTTGGAAACAGTTGGCCGGCACTTCAGCAAGCTTACCCAGAGCTAGAATTCAATTGGATTTCCTTCGAGCGCGGAGGAGATGGTGTGTTTGCATTAACGCGAAAGCAACTAGAGGAATATTTTTCTTCACACTAA
- a CDS encoding lysophospholipid acyltransferase family protein, giving the protein MNSRTQSMASKESRAGLIVTIWVTTISWIVTLYYCFKAITVTLFNKEPREHVDRVVRQWSHALVRLINLKIKVVGDFNVTEGRPCIVMCSHSSAYDIPVSFVALPGSIRMLAKKELFKIPVFGRAMRMSEFISIDRQDKDQARQELELARKKMESGITIWIAPEGTRSSDGELLPFKKGGIHLAIQTQAQIVPVVIKDIHRVLPAKSFRMNLNQTIEVRVGDAIDAQDYTIDQRNQLSNDVRLAMQSLLQPAMEQP; this is encoded by the coding sequence TTGAATAGTCGTACCCAATCAATGGCGTCTAAAGAATCTCGAGCTGGACTCATCGTTACTATTTGGGTAACCACGATTTCTTGGATCGTTACTTTGTATTATTGCTTTAAGGCGATAACGGTAACCTTATTTAATAAAGAGCCTCGAGAACACGTCGATCGAGTTGTGCGACAGTGGTCACATGCACTGGTTCGTTTAATCAATTTAAAAATAAAGGTGGTGGGCGATTTTAATGTGACCGAAGGGCGTCCGTGCATTGTTATGTGTAGCCATTCGAGTGCGTATGACATTCCGGTTAGTTTTGTTGCGTTACCAGGCAGTATTCGCATGCTGGCAAAGAAAGAGCTCTTTAAGATTCCGGTTTTTGGACGAGCAATGCGTATGTCGGAGTTTATTTCTATCGATCGTCAAGATAAAGACCAAGCTAGGCAAGAACTTGAGTTGGCAAGAAAGAAAATGGAAAGTGGCATTACTATTTGGATAGCACCAGAAGGGACGCGCTCGTCAGACGGAGAGCTGCTTCCTTTTAAAAAGGGTGGTATTCATTTGGCGATTCAAACCCAAGCGCAAATAGTTCCTGTTGTAATCAAAGATATTCATCGAGTGTTACCTGCTAAGAGTTTTCGAATGAATCTGAATCAAACCATTGAAGTTAGGGTTGGTGACGCTATCGATGCTCAAGATTATACCATCGATCAAAGAAATCAATTATCGAATGATGTTAGGCTAGCAATGCAATCTTTACTTCAACCAGCGATGGAACAACCATGA
- the sixA gene encoding phosphohistidine phosphatase SixA, whose amino-acid sequence MRIWVIRHGDAEWEASSDRERNLTATGVQEVQSIAGKLDLPEQVAVWHSPYRRAKQSYEALSDKLGQHITRVVEEPLLQPDADVNLLVELLEAVDEPNVILVSHMPLVALLVRKLTQDQRIGGFQTAQVVEIKDDQEGQWQVEAVYAPSIK is encoded by the coding sequence ATGCGCATTTGGGTGATTCGTCATGGCGACGCGGAGTGGGAGGCCAGTAGCGACCGAGAGCGCAATTTGACGGCTACGGGTGTTCAAGAAGTACAGTCGATTGCTGGTAAGCTCGATTTACCCGAACAAGTCGCTGTGTGGCACAGTCCCTATCGCCGCGCAAAGCAAAGTTATGAAGCTTTGTCTGATAAACTGGGCCAACACATAACGAGGGTTGTTGAAGAACCTTTACTGCAACCAGACGCTGATGTGAATTTACTGGTAGAATTACTCGAAGCGGTCGATGAGCCTAATGTTATTTTAGTAAGCCACATGCCGCTCGTGGCCTTACTGGTTAGAAAACTCACTCAAGATCAGCGTATCGGTGGCTTTCAGACTGCTCAGGTTGTTGAAATCAAGGATGATCAAGAAGGGCAATGGCAAGTAGAAGCTGTCTATGCGCCTTCTATCAAATAG
- a CDS encoding adenosine kinase has protein sequence MKKYHIYGIGNALVDIEIEVNPDELAKLDIEKGVMTLVDQERQEFLLGALPGTHHNRACGGSAANTVIGAAKLGASCFYSCKIADDELGQFYAEDLQREGVKSNLIEQSLEQGDTGRCIVMVTPDADRTMNTYLGITGDISYSQVDESALEQSEWLYIEGYLVSTDLAREAAIKTRQVAESKGVKTALSLSDPNMVKFFKDGLVEMIGAKVNLLFSNLDEALMFTGCETLEQAVEGLKQKADQFVITLGAKGALLWDGESTISIDAYPVEAVDTNGAGDLFAGAFLYGITHGYTFEKAAKLASFASARLVKEFGPRLSPDGQTLVKQFLNEL, from the coding sequence ATGAAGAAATACCACATTTATGGAATAGGCAATGCGCTGGTTGATATTGAAATCGAAGTCAACCCTGACGAGTTAGCCAAGTTAGACATTGAGAAAGGGGTAATGACCCTTGTCGATCAAGAGCGACAAGAGTTTCTTCTCGGTGCTTTGCCAGGTACTCATCATAATAGAGCTTGTGGCGGTTCTGCAGCGAATACAGTGATTGGCGCTGCTAAACTGGGAGCCAGCTGTTTTTACAGTTGCAAGATTGCCGATGATGAATTGGGACAGTTTTACGCAGAAGACTTGCAACGAGAAGGTGTGAAGTCGAACCTTATCGAGCAATCGCTGGAGCAAGGAGATACTGGGCGTTGCATTGTTATGGTAACCCCTGACGCGGACCGAACAATGAACACTTACCTGGGTATCACCGGTGATATCAGCTACTCACAAGTCGATGAAAGCGCACTTGAGCAATCTGAATGGCTATATATCGAAGGGTATTTAGTAAGCACCGATCTTGCTCGAGAGGCTGCGATTAAAACGCGTCAAGTTGCAGAGAGTAAAGGTGTTAAGACGGCTTTATCTCTGTCTGATCCGAACATGGTTAAGTTCTTCAAAGATGGCCTCGTTGAAATGATTGGCGCTAAGGTTAATTTATTGTTTAGTAACTTAGATGAAGCACTCATGTTTACTGGCTGTGAAACGCTAGAGCAGGCCGTTGAAGGTTTGAAACAGAAAGCCGATCAGTTTGTGATTACACTTGGTGCGAAAGGGGCGTTATTGTGGGATGGAGAGAGTACCATTTCGATTGATGCTTATCCAGTTGAAGCCGTTGATACCAACGGAGCGGGCGACTTATTTGCCGGCGCATTTTTATATGGAATTACTCACGGCTACACATTCGAGAAAGCTGCGAAATTAGCAAGCTTTGCGTCTGCAAGGTTGGTAAAAGAGTTTGGCCCTCGGTTGTCTCCAGATGGTCAAACGCTGGTCAAACAATTTTTAAACGAGCTCTAA
- a CDS encoding 6-pyruvoyl trahydropterin synthase family protein, which translates to MQLLFQVMTTLFVEQLTVIDFSFFDHHRGIVGESWILDVELEGTLDENGMVFDFSHVKKQIKHHVDQLIDHKLLIPKQLPGLKTDIDGDQLTCTTTTHGAGYYRHSSPVQAVTFIPADAVTIETVKPYLQQSLMSILPKNVAALRIELREEVINDAYYHYSHGLKRHFGDCQRIAHGHRSRIQVFINNNRAPNLEQKIAKEWKDIYLISEDDLIASKDERNFLVAYSANQGYFELSIPKHQCDIIPTDSTVELIAEYLATKLKKEHPNDQIKVRAFEGVQKGAIASA; encoded by the coding sequence ATGCAATTACTTTTTCAAGTTATGACGACATTATTTGTTGAACAATTGACGGTCATCGATTTTTCATTCTTTGATCACCATCGTGGAATCGTCGGCGAAAGCTGGATTCTTGACGTTGAATTAGAAGGCACTCTTGATGAGAACGGAATGGTTTTTGACTTTTCCCATGTCAAAAAGCAGATTAAACACCACGTTGATCAATTAATCGACCATAAATTACTCATACCTAAGCAATTACCCGGGTTAAAAACCGACATTGATGGCGATCAACTTACCTGTACCACAACCACTCACGGAGCAGGTTATTATCGACACAGCTCTCCTGTTCAGGCAGTAACCTTTATTCCGGCTGATGCAGTCACTATAGAAACGGTAAAGCCTTATCTGCAGCAAAGTTTGATGAGTATTTTACCTAAGAATGTCGCGGCTCTACGCATCGAGTTAAGAGAAGAAGTCATTAATGATGCGTACTACCACTACTCTCATGGTCTCAAGCGGCATTTTGGAGACTGTCAACGCATCGCCCATGGACATCGCTCACGGATTCAAGTGTTTATAAACAACAACCGCGCTCCCAATCTTGAACAAAAAATAGCCAAAGAGTGGAAAGATATCTACCTTATTTCTGAGGACGATTTGATAGCAAGTAAAGATGAACGTAACTTCTTAGTGGCTTATTCGGCGAATCAAGGGTACTTTGAATTGTCGATTCCGAAACACCAATGTGACATTATTCCGACTGACTCGACCGTCGAGTTGATTGCCGAATATTTAGCGACAAAGCTAAAGAAAGAACATCCGAACGATCAAATAAAAGTAAGAGCTTTTGAAGGGGTGCAGAAAGGCGCTATCGCGAGCGCCTAA
- the xthA gene encoding exodeoxyribonuclease III has protein sequence MKIVSFNINSVRARVHQLEAVVKAHAPDIICLQETKVSDADFPHSELEHLGYHIEIHGQKGHYGVATLSKEAPVSTQKGFSSDDADAQRRALITQHSFNNTVITVFNGYFPQGESRDHPTKFPAKEKFYQDLTDFLISQQQQPTIVLGDFNISHTDLDIGIGEPNRKRWLRTGKCSFLPEEREWLNRIVDLGFEDTFRKIYPTTNDRFSWFDYRSKGFQDDPKRGLRIDLILATPLLSENVSDVGIDYDIRSMDKPSDHCPIWCEFKL, from the coding sequence ATGAAAATAGTATCTTTTAATATTAATAGTGTGCGAGCGAGAGTGCATCAATTAGAAGCGGTGGTAAAAGCTCATGCGCCAGACATTATATGTTTACAAGAGACCAAGGTTTCTGATGCAGACTTCCCTCATAGCGAACTAGAGCATTTAGGTTATCATATTGAAATTCATGGTCAAAAAGGCCACTACGGCGTAGCAACGCTGTCGAAAGAAGCACCCGTTTCGACTCAGAAAGGTTTTTCTTCTGACGATGCAGACGCTCAACGTCGGGCATTAATTACTCAACATTCGTTTAATAACACTGTCATTACTGTGTTCAATGGTTATTTCCCGCAAGGTGAAAGTAGAGATCATCCGACCAAGTTTCCTGCTAAAGAAAAGTTTTATCAAGATTTAACCGACTTTTTAATATCGCAACAACAACAACCCACCATCGTTTTAGGTGACTTTAATATATCGCATACCGATCTTGATATTGGAATAGGGGAACCCAATCGAAAACGATGGTTACGTACTGGCAAGTGCAGCTTTCTTCCTGAAGAGAGAGAGTGGTTAAATCGCATAGTCGATTTGGGCTTTGAAGATACGTTTAGAAAAATATATCCGACGACCAATGATCGCTTTAGCTGGTTTGATTATCGAAGTAAAGGTTTCCAAGATGATCCAAAGCGCGGTCTTCGCATTGATCTCATTCTAGCGACACCGCTATTATCTGAAAATGTCTCTGATGTTGGAATCGACTACGACATTCGATCAATGGACAAGCCGTCGGATCATTGTCCAATTTGGTGTGAATTTAAACTATAA
- a CDS encoding M61 family metallopeptidase gives MPNIHYTISIEDPIAHIFKVTLTADFIAKGQIFRLPTWIPGSYMIRDFARNIVSLNVNQKKDKVVKIDSHSWQVKEDLNAPVIEYLVYAWDLSVRGAHLDDQHAFFNGTSLFLEPVGMLVDQFIVEFQKPRENYAKDWQLATSMPRLDEQVNYEFGRFYSRSYDELLDHPFEAGKLDIAEFEVAGVPHALVVVGEHQGDLPRIVQDLERICKHQVEFFSELPSCVERYLFLVNVLPSGYGGLEHRSSTALHCSYSELPKQFHEMSDDYINFLTLCSHEYFHTWNIKQIKPSVFLPYDLTREVHTDQLWIFEGFTSYYEDRLVYEAGVIDQKQYLKLLAQAITRVHRGRGRHLQSVAESSFDAWTRFYKQDESAPNVIVSYYTKGKLIALCLDLLIRQTSQDKLSLNDIMIELWRNYGIISKGLASGELEAIFKQRFGSKFLDFFNRFVYSTDELPLQELLALVGVKVQWNNSSSLKTLSGDDDVQVSLGATLKQTSDGVEVVTVLYGSNAYELGLCSGDKVVALNEYSVDIASLEKRFAWLSPGEQVSMHIFRRGKLLHYCSTVKASEKLTCDLRVDESLEIEVQWW, from the coding sequence ATGCCTAATATTCATTACACTATTTCAATTGAAGATCCAATTGCTCATATATTCAAAGTAACCTTGACTGCTGATTTTATTGCAAAAGGACAAATTTTTCGATTACCAACTTGGATTCCTGGAAGCTATATGATTCGCGACTTTGCGAGAAATATAGTGAGCTTAAACGTTAATCAGAAGAAAGATAAGGTAGTTAAAATTGACAGTCATAGTTGGCAAGTTAAAGAGGATTTAAATGCTCCCGTTATTGAATACCTTGTGTATGCCTGGGATCTCTCAGTTCGAGGTGCTCACTTAGATGATCAACATGCATTTTTCAATGGTACCAGTTTGTTTTTAGAACCCGTAGGAATGCTCGTTGATCAATTCATAGTCGAGTTTCAAAAGCCACGTGAAAACTACGCTAAAGATTGGCAGTTAGCGACCTCAATGCCGAGATTAGATGAGCAAGTTAATTATGAGTTTGGCCGTTTCTATTCTAGAAGTTATGATGAATTGCTCGATCATCCTTTCGAAGCCGGTAAATTAGACATCGCTGAATTTGAAGTCGCTGGTGTACCTCATGCCTTAGTTGTGGTTGGTGAGCACCAAGGCGACTTACCAAGAATCGTTCAAGATTTAGAAAGAATATGTAAGCACCAAGTTGAATTTTTTAGTGAGTTACCTTCGTGTGTTGAGCGTTATTTATTTTTAGTCAACGTGCTTCCAAGTGGTTACGGTGGTCTCGAACATCGAAGTTCAACAGCGCTGCATTGCAGTTACTCGGAACTCCCTAAACAATTTCATGAAATGTCAGATGATTATATTAATTTTCTAACTTTATGCAGTCATGAGTATTTTCATACATGGAATATCAAGCAGATTAAGCCTTCGGTATTCCTTCCTTACGATCTGACTAGGGAAGTCCATACCGATCAGCTTTGGATTTTTGAAGGATTTACTTCTTACTATGAAGATAGATTAGTTTATGAAGCGGGGGTGATAGACCAAAAACAGTATCTGAAGTTATTAGCTCAAGCTATAACGCGAGTGCATCGTGGTCGAGGTCGTCATCTGCAAAGTGTTGCTGAGTCCAGTTTTGATGCTTGGACGCGATTTTACAAACAAGACGAAAGTGCACCGAATGTTATCGTTAGTTATTATACAAAGGGAAAGTTGATTGCGCTTTGTCTCGACTTGCTCATTCGGCAAACTAGCCAGGATAAGTTGTCCTTGAACGATATTATGATTGAGTTATGGAGAAATTACGGAATTATTTCTAAAGGGTTAGCCTCTGGTGAGCTAGAAGCTATTTTTAAGCAGCGTTTTGGTTCTAAATTCTTAGATTTTTTCAATCGCTTTGTCTACTCAACCGATGAGTTACCTTTGCAGGAGTTATTGGCGCTAGTCGGGGTGAAGGTTCAATGGAATAATTCATCTTCGTTAAAGACTCTCAGTGGCGATGATGATGTTCAAGTTTCTTTAGGTGCTACCTTGAAACAAACAAGCGATGGCGTTGAAGTAGTTACTGTACTCTATGGCTCAAATGCTTACGAGCTTGGACTATGCAGTGGAGATAAAGTCGTTGCGTTAAATGAATATTCGGTCGATATCGCTTCATTGGAAAAGCGATTTGCTTGGTTATCACCTGGAGAGCAAGTGTCGATGCACATTTTTCGCAGAGGCAAGCTGTTGCATTACTGTTCTACCGTTAAAGCATCAGAAAAGTTGACGTGTGATTTAAGGGTCGATGAATCTCTCGAAATTGAAGTACAATGGTGGTAA